DNA sequence from the Sediminibacillus dalangtanensis genome:
GCAACACGAGAAGCACTGACAAACCGGTTAAATGGTTTTACCTATCAAAAGAACGCTCCGCTGATGAACCTTTTGCAAACGGCAGTACAAGAAGAATTGAAAAGGGGGGATACCAATCTGTTTCAGATGATGAAAAAGGCAGGAGTAATAACAGATTCCACTACCTTTACTGAATGGCAAAATACGTGGAAAACGTCACAGTCATCATCTGGCCAGATGAATGGATCCCTGGTCATACAAGCGGAGCCTCATGAAGTGATTAAGGGGCTCCATCAACTGCAACAAATGCAATTAACGCTTTCAAAGTCCTATCAAGAGCTTTTGGTAGCATTGACAGACCTGGCGGAAAACCAAGCAAAGGGAGAACTGTCACCATTAGAGAAGCAAAAAATGGCTTCTTTGCAGACGCAGCTTGTAAAAAGTGACTTTTTGTCCAGCATCCCGACACGCTTGCCACATAAGTATTCGGAGGCTATCCATCAACTTATCGTCAATGAGTCTCCCGATCGCGAAAGTATAGATGTCGTCAGGCAGGTCATCGATCGGCAGCTTCCAAAGTCCTCAGCAAATGTGCTGCTGCAATTACTTTCCGACACTACAGAGGGACAGACTATGCTGCTTACAGATCCAAAGCAGTACTTTCTGAGAAAATTGGAACAGGTTTTCCTTTTTTCAGGAGTAAACCATGAGAATAATCTGTTGAAAGATCAGCTTGTTGAAATGCCGATAAAAGAGCAAACATTGAAATCGATTTTGTTTCAAGCACTCTCTGACAGCGGAAGTAAGACAGCCGAAAAGCTTGATGGATTGCTTCATTACTTAAACGGTCTTCAGTTAACCCATAGCCAAGAGACGGTAAATACTGTCCAAGTCAATTTAATGCTTCCCGGTGACCATATCGGGGTAAAAAAAGATATCCAAATCGACTTTGAAGGGAACAAAGATGAAACAGGAAAAATAAACCCTGATTTTTGTCACATTGTTTTTTATTTGGATTTAGAGAAAATGAAGGAAACCGTTATCGATATGCAAATTCAAAAACGAATGGTCCGTATCACTGTATTTAATGAGAATCAGCGGTTGGAAAACCTTTTCCCTTTATTGAAATCTAAACTACAGCAAGGACTGGAGAATTTGGATTATCATTTAACTTCCGTCCAATGGAAGCCTTTTGAGGAATCAAATATCTGCAGTCCGGTTCAAGCTGCACAAACTGAATTAGATCGAACACAAGGAGTGGATTTCCGCATATGAATCCCCAGTCACCAAAAAGAAAAGCCGCAGCGTTAAGATACGAGGGCGACAAAGCTGCCGCACCCAAAGTAACAGCTGCTGGAAAAGGGTATGTTGCTGACAATATCATTGCCAAAGCTGAAGCGGCCAATGTTCCTATTCAAGAGGATTCGACATTGGTAGAGTTGCTGGCGGAATTGAATATCAACGAAACGATACCAGAAGAATTGTACCAGGCGGTTGCGGAAGTCTTTGCTTTTGTGTACCGTGCGGATCGGAAACTATGAAGCTGGAAAGAAAGCAATCTATCGATAAGTGATGGTAATGTGTAGACAATTTATGACGTTTTTTTATACAATAGATTTGCAGTGAAATTTTGATGGGAGGATGGAAGATGAACATTCACGAGTATCAAGGCAAAGAATTATTGCGAAAATACGGCGTGGCAGTGCCAAATGGCCGTGTTGCTTATACGGTAGATGAAGCAGTTGAAGCCGCAAAAGCACTTGGCAGCAATGTATCCGTTGTAAAAGCCCAAATCCATGCAGGCGGCAGAGGGAAAGCAGGCGGTGTCAAAGTTGCAAAAAGCCTGGATGAAGTCCGTACATATGCCAAAGAGATTCTCGGTAAGACTTTGGTTACACACCAGACAGGCCCTGAAGGCAAAGAAGTTAAGCGGTTACTAATCGAAGAAGGCTGCGATATTAAAAAAGAATATTATGTCGGTTTGGTGCTGGACCGTGCAACTTCGCGCGTAACCATGATGGCTTCAGAAGAAGGCGGTACTGAAATCGAGGAAGTGGCAGCAGAGACTCCGGAAAAAATCTTTAAAGAAGTCATCGATCCCGTAGTCGGTTTGACTCCTTTCCAGGCAAGACGGTTAGCGTTCAACATTAATATTCCGAAAGAATATTTATCAAAAGCGGTTAAATTTATGCTTGGACTTTATACCGTTTTTGAAGAAAAGGATTGCTCGATTGCAGAAATCAATCCACTTGTCACAACTGGTGATGGGGATGTTCTCGCATTGGACGCTAAGTTAAACTTTGATGATAACGCTGTATTTCGGCAGAAAGATGTGGCTGAGTACCGCGACTTGGATGAAGAAGATGAAAAAGAGATCGAAGCTTCCAAACATGACCTTAGCTATATAGCGCTTGATGGAAACATAGGCTGTATGGTTAACGGAGCTGGCTTAGCTATGGCTACGATGGATATTATCAAGCATTATGGCGGCGATCCGGCGAACTTCCTTGATGTTGGGGGCGGCGCAACAGCTGAAAAAGTAACAGAAGCTTTTAAAATTATTTTATCTGATTCCAACGTCAAAGGCATTTTGGTCAATATCTTCGGAGGTATTATGAAATGTGATGTCATCGCAGAAGGTGTTGTCGAAGCAACCAAACAAGTAGGACTGGAAATTCCGCTTGTTGTCCGGTTGGAAGGAACCAACGTGGATTTAGGCAAGCAAATTCTCGCTGATTCCGGACTGAACATCACTGCTGCAGAATCGATGGCTGACGGTGCAGAAAAAATCGTATCACTAGTTAAATAATGTGCAAGAAGACCATACCGGAACCATTCAACTATTTATTGTCTTAGTTGAAGGCTTGTAAGGGAGTAAATAACAGAAAGGACGGACGAAGATGAGCGTATTTGTTAACAAAGATACCAAAGTAATCGTGCAAGGTATTACAGGCTCTACAGCACTTTTCCACACAAAACAAATGCTGGATTACGGTACGAAAATCGTCGGCGGGGTGACCCCTAAAAAAGGCGGCACGGAAGTCGAAGGAGTACCGGTGTTTGATACGGTACAGGAAGCCGTTGAAAAAACAGGTGCCAATGCTTCAGTCATTTATGTACCTGCACCATTTGCTGCAGACGCTATTATGGAAGCGGTTGATGCAGAGTTAGATCTTGCTATATGTATTACCGAACACATCCCTGTGATGGATATGGTAAAGGTAAAACGTTATATGGAAGGGAAGAATACGAGACTAGTAGGTCCGAATTGCCCGGGAGTTATTACTCCGGAAGAATGTAAAATCGGTATCATGCCAGGTTATATCCATAAGAAAGGACATATCGGTGTCGTTTCCCGTTCTGGCACTTTAACCTATGAAGCAGTTCACCAATTGTCAGAGCAAGGGTTCGGACAATCGACTGCTGTCGGTATTGGCGGCGACCCTGTAAACGGAACAGACTTTATTGATGTGCTCAAAGCTTTTAATGAAGACCCGGATACAGAAGCAGTCATGATGATAGGGGAAATCGGAGGAACCGCGGAAGAAGAAGCAGCTGAGTGGGTAAAGGCTAACATGTCTAAGCCTGTAGTAGGCTTTATCGGCGGTGCTACAGCGCCTCCGGGAAAAAGAATGGGCCATGCTGGCGCCATCATCTCCGGCGGAAAAGGAACGGCAGATGAAAAAATCAAAGTGATGAACGACTGCGGCATCCAGGTTGCCGAAACACCTGCAGTCATGGGAGAAACCCTGATTAGCGTTCTAAAGGAAAAAGGATTGCACGATAAATGTAAAACCCATTAATAAATATGCTGGCTCAAGCTTTGCGCTTGGGCCGGATTTTTAAAAAGAGGTGGTTTTTTGAAAGAGGCCAGGCTGAAATTACTCCATTTACACCGGTGTCGTGGAGTCACTAGGCCATTGATCAGAAAGATGCTTCATGATGATCCTGCTCTGAATAGATTGTATCATTATTCAGTGGATGATTTCCGCGTACTGTTTTCCCTTCCAGACAAGCGTACTACTATGATTTATCAAGATCTCCATTCCTCTCAAGTTTTCTCTCAATTACGAAGAGACTTGAATACTTTTCAAACCGTCACAATCCTCGATAACACGTATCCCGCTTTGTTACGAAACATTCCGGACTGTCCCATCGTATTATACTTATACGGTGATTCCAACTTGCTTTCTCATGCTCCTTCCTTAAGTGTAGTCGGTACCAGGAATCCTACAAACGATGCCTACACTAAAATGAATAACATTCTGACACCCTTAATCAAAGAAGGATGGCTGATTGTCAGTGGAATGGCAATGGGAATAGATGCTATGGCCCATCGTCTGGCGCTGAGCTCCACAGGCAAGACGATTGCCATCCTCGGCGGAGGGTTTCAGCACATTTATCCAAGATCAAATAGAAGCTTGTTCCGCACATTGACGGAAACACAGCTTGTCGTTTCAGAGTATCCACCGGGCATTCCACCGCAGCGTCACCATTTTCCTGAAAGAAATCGGATCATTAGTGGTTTGACATTTGGCACACTTGTGGTAGAAGCAAAGGAGAGAAGTGGAAGTTTGATAACGGTGAATCAAGCACTGGAACAAGGAAGAGAAGTCTTTGCCATTCCTGGCTCACCGACACAGCCAGAAACAGAAGGTTGCAATAAAATGATACAAGATGGCGCTAAATTAGTTCAAAAGACCTATGATATAGTGGAGGAATGGCATTGAAAAAGTGGCAAATCAAGACGAATTATGTCAAAATTAAAAGAAATCGCTTTCTGTTTTTCGCAAGAAAACTACTTGTATGTTTGACAAATCATAAAAAAGTATTTAATAATAGGGAAGATTTATCAAAGAAATCAATTGCAGTTTTTGACAATGGGGCATAACAACAAACGATAAATGATAGTAACTACTGAACATAGAGACAGAATACCTCTTGGGAGGAACAAACATGGCAGATTATCTTGTAATTGTAGAATCTCCTGCAAAAGCCAAAACAATTGAACGTTACTTGGGGAAAAAGTATCAAGTGAAAGCTTCAATGGGGCACGTGCGGGATTTACCAAAAAGTCAAATGGGAGTAGATGTTGAAAAAGCATTTGAACCCAAATATATAACCATACGCGGCAAAGGACCGGTGTTGAAAGAACTGAAGAGTGCTGCCAAGAAAGCAAAAAAAGTATACCTTGCGGCCGACCCTGACAGAGAAGGGGAAGCCATCGCCTGGCACCTCGCTCATAGTTTGGATATAGATGAAAATTCGGACTGCCGCGTCGTTTTCAATGAGATTACCAAGGATGCAATCAAGGAATCTTTCAAGCATCCGCGCTCGATTGACATGGACCTGGTAGACGCGCAACAGGCCCGAAGGATTTTGGATAGATTGGTCGGTTACAACATTAGTCCACTTTTATGGAAGAAAGTAAAAAAAGGATTGAGTGCCGGACGGGTACAATCGGTAGCCGTCAAGATGATCATTGAGCGGGAAAGAGAGATCAACAACTTTCAACCTGAAGAATACTGGTCGATTGAAGCCGACTTTTTGAAGGGGAAGGATACCTTTGAAGGTGCCTTTTATGGAATCGATGGAAAAAAACAGGAACTGGGAACCAAAGAGGAAGTGGATCGAGTTCTTGCAGCCTTAAAAGGAAAAGAGTTCAACGTTGCCAAAGTCAATAAGCGGGAACGGAAGCGGAACCCGGCACAACCCTTTACGACCTCTTCCCTTCAACAGGAAGCCGCACGAAAACTGAATTTCCGTGCCAGAAAAACAATGATGGTGGCACAACAATTATATGAAGGAATAGACTTAGGTAAGAAACAAGGCATTACTGGTTTGATCACCTACATGAGAACCGACTCTACACGGATATCGGAAACGGCGAAGAAAGAGGCAGCTTCCTATATCGAAGAAAACTATGGAAAAGAGTATCTTGGTTCGAATAAAAAAACCAAGAATGCGGAAGGGGCTCAAGATGCTCACGAGGCAATCCGCCCAACTTCCATAAACAGGGATCCTAAATCGTTGAAAAGTATTCTTTCACGTGATCAGTATCGTCTCTACAAGTTGATTTGGGATCGTTTTGCTGCCAGCCAAATGGCACCGGCTGTAATGGACACCATGACCGTTCACCTTGTCAATCAAGGGGTTGAATTCCGAGCTACCGGCTCCAAAGTGAAATTCAAAGGATTCATGAAGGTATATGTAGAAGGCCGGGATGATAATAAAAAAGAAGAAGATAAGCTGCTCCCTGATTTAAAGGAAGGGATGTCAATAAAAGCGGAAGAAATTCGTCCCAATCAGCACTTTACCCAACCGCCTCCCAGGTATACAGAAGCACGTCTCGTCAGAACAATGGAGGAACAAGGCTTGGGCAGACCATCGACCTATGCGCCGACACTGGATACCATTCAGCGCAGGGGGTATGTAACGCTCGATAATAAAAGGTTCGTTCCCACCGAACTTGGTGAAATCGTTATCGATTTATTGAAAGAATTTTTTCCCGAAATAATCGATGTGGATTTTACTGTCAAGATGGAAAGTGACCTTGATGCAGTAGAGGATGGTAAGACAGAATGGATTAACATTATAGATGATTTCTATAAAGGATTTGACAAACGTCTTGAAAAAGCGGAAGAGGAAATGGAAAAGGTTGAGATCAAAGATGAACCGGCTGGTATCGATTGTGAAAATTGCGGTCATGAAATGGTCTATAAAATGGGTAGATACGGCAAGTTCTTAGCTTGTTCCAATTTCCCAGAATGCAGAAATACGAAACCTATTCTCAAGGAAATTGGGGTCAAGTGTCCGAATTGTAAAGAAGGAAACGTTGTCGAAAGAAAATCGAAAAAGCGTCGCACCTTCTATGGATGCGATCGGTACCCAGAATGTGATTTTATCTCTTGGGATAAGCCGATTGCACGTCCTTGTCCAAAATGTGATTCCTTATTGGTAGAGAAAAAATCGAAAAAAGGTGTACAAATACAATGTACCAATTGTGACTATAAGGAAGAAACACAAAACTGATCACGGAAAAAGCATCAGGCTACTGCTTGATGCTTTTTCTAATGGAAATATGTCACCGTGGCGGTGCATGCTGTCTAGCTTCGGCAATCACCCTTTCGAAGTCTTGGGGTTTATCCCTGCCTAAAAAAAGCGCTTCTAGCAGCTTTTTAAGCTTCATTTCAAAATCTGATTTCTATACATTGCAAAAGCTATATTCAGGAGACTATTTTTTCAAAAAAAGTTAGAAACTGCAATTAAAGATTACTCCCTTCCGATCCTTTTCAGAGGGTTAAGTGCTTGGACTCGCTTCGGCTTCAAACTCGTGCTGTTTCCGCAGGAGTCTGCGTATGCTTCCTGTGCTTAGAAGCATTCTGATTACCATAGCCGTAGAAATCTTTTCTCCTAGGAGTCCTTGAGACCCAACAAGACATCTTATAAACGTATGTCAGGATTTTCTCCTTCTCTTTGATTTTAAGCTTGCTTTTCTAGCTAAGTTTTTTGATAAGAAGTTTTCGGTAGTACCAAGTGAATCAAGAGAAAAAGTGTTAGTATCCTCGTTTAT
Encoded proteins:
- a CDS encoding EscU/YscU/HrcU family type III secretion system export apparatus switch protein codes for the protein MNPQSPKRKAAALRYEGDKAAAPKVTAAGKGYVADNIIAKAEAANVPIQEDSTLVELLAELNINETIPEELYQAVAEVFAFVYRADRKL
- the sucC gene encoding ADP-forming succinate--CoA ligase subunit beta gives rise to the protein MNIHEYQGKELLRKYGVAVPNGRVAYTVDEAVEAAKALGSNVSVVKAQIHAGGRGKAGGVKVAKSLDEVRTYAKEILGKTLVTHQTGPEGKEVKRLLIEEGCDIKKEYYVGLVLDRATSRVTMMASEEGGTEIEEVAAETPEKIFKEVIDPVVGLTPFQARRLAFNINIPKEYLSKAVKFMLGLYTVFEEKDCSIAEINPLVTTGDGDVLALDAKLNFDDNAVFRQKDVAEYRDLDEEDEKEIEASKHDLSYIALDGNIGCMVNGAGLAMATMDIIKHYGGDPANFLDVGGGATAEKVTEAFKIILSDSNVKGILVNIFGGIMKCDVIAEGVVEATKQVGLEIPLVVRLEGTNVDLGKQILADSGLNITAAESMADGAEKIVSLVK
- the sucD gene encoding succinate--CoA ligase subunit alpha, which gives rise to MSVFVNKDTKVIVQGITGSTALFHTKQMLDYGTKIVGGVTPKKGGTEVEGVPVFDTVQEAVEKTGANASVIYVPAPFAADAIMEAVDAELDLAICITEHIPVMDMVKVKRYMEGKNTRLVGPNCPGVITPEECKIGIMPGYIHKKGHIGVVSRSGTLTYEAVHQLSEQGFGQSTAVGIGGDPVNGTDFIDVLKAFNEDPDTEAVMMIGEIGGTAEEEAAEWVKANMSKPVVGFIGGATAPPGKRMGHAGAIISGGKGTADEKIKVMNDCGIQVAETPAVMGETLISVLKEKGLHDKCKTH
- the dprA gene encoding DNA-processing protein DprA, with translation MIRKMLHDDPALNRLYHYSVDDFRVLFSLPDKRTTMIYQDLHSSQVFSQLRRDLNTFQTVTILDNTYPALLRNIPDCPIVLYLYGDSNLLSHAPSLSVVGTRNPTNDAYTKMNNILTPLIKEGWLIVSGMAMGIDAMAHRLALSSTGKTIAILGGGFQHIYPRSNRSLFRTLTETQLVVSEYPPGIPPQRHHFPERNRIISGLTFGTLVVEAKERSGSLITVNQALEQGREVFAIPGSPTQPETEGCNKMIQDGAKLVQKTYDIVEEWH
- the topA gene encoding type I DNA topoisomerase yields the protein MADYLVIVESPAKAKTIERYLGKKYQVKASMGHVRDLPKSQMGVDVEKAFEPKYITIRGKGPVLKELKSAAKKAKKVYLAADPDREGEAIAWHLAHSLDIDENSDCRVVFNEITKDAIKESFKHPRSIDMDLVDAQQARRILDRLVGYNISPLLWKKVKKGLSAGRVQSVAVKMIIEREREINNFQPEEYWSIEADFLKGKDTFEGAFYGIDGKKQELGTKEEVDRVLAALKGKEFNVAKVNKRERKRNPAQPFTTSSLQQEAARKLNFRARKTMMVAQQLYEGIDLGKKQGITGLITYMRTDSTRISETAKKEAASYIEENYGKEYLGSNKKTKNAEGAQDAHEAIRPTSINRDPKSLKSILSRDQYRLYKLIWDRFAASQMAPAVMDTMTVHLVNQGVEFRATGSKVKFKGFMKVYVEGRDDNKKEEDKLLPDLKEGMSIKAEEIRPNQHFTQPPPRYTEARLVRTMEEQGLGRPSTYAPTLDTIQRRGYVTLDNKRFVPTELGEIVIDLLKEFFPEIIDVDFTVKMESDLDAVEDGKTEWINIIDDFYKGFDKRLEKAEEEMEKVEIKDEPAGIDCENCGHEMVYKMGRYGKFLACSNFPECRNTKPILKEIGVKCPNCKEGNVVERKSKKRRTFYGCDRYPECDFISWDKPIARPCPKCDSLLVEKKSKKGVQIQCTNCDYKEETQN